In Desulfomonile tiedjei DSM 6799, a genomic segment contains:
- the gyrA gene encoding DNA gyrase subunit A — MAVLRDKVTVGIEEEIQKSYLDYAMSVIVGRALPDLRDGLKPVHRRILYAMFRAGNLWNRAYRKAARAVGDVIGQYHPHGDAAVYDSIVRMAQPFSMRYTFIDGQGNFGSVDGDSAAAMRYTEVRMDRICQALLEDLDKETVDFVPNYDNSLQEPLVLPARFPVLLVIGSQGIAVGMATNIPPHNLGETIDATIHLIKNPSASVGELIEHLPAPDFPTGGFLLGRRGAIDAYTTGRGSVTMRAKTEIEDAGKGYQRIVVTEIPYLVNKARMVENVADLVKDKRIAGIRDIRDESNRQGIRVVFELKKDENPDVILNQLFRFTQLQTNFGIQLLSVDQGRPKQMNLKEILQGFIDFRKEVVIRRTRYELARARERAHILEGLKIALDNLDRVIQVIRASENPNAAKQALMEEFGLSPVQAQAILDMRLQRLTGLEREKILQELAEVLAKIAELEGILASEQKILDIIVTELQQTKDQFGDPRRTEILEDKGEMLDEDLIPRGDMVVTFSSRGYVKRVPANLYKSQRPGGKGRIGTKVTEDDVVNQILYASSHDVLLCFSNRGRVHWLRVFQLPEESPYARGKAIINLLRLDPGEKIRKILPVQELRTEGFVVMTSRQGKIKKTAIEEFSRPRLSGLIALTIDPDDELIDVNFTTGENHILLATARGLAMRFHESQVRPMGRQARGVTGIRLKKGDSVIGMEVVSDDGTLLTITRSGFGKRTSLEEYPSKNRGGQGVITIKNTAKLGEVVAVKVVGDTDHLLILTSGGKIIRLRMEEISVIGRNTMGRTLVRMDQGEYVVDVARAEPYEEADEAEEEQGQIPEGMPEEMTEDEESEEESEEESEEEPESEEAPDEDDDQGH, encoded by the coding sequence TTGGCAGTGCTTCGTGACAAGGTAACGGTAGGAATAGAAGAGGAGATCCAGAAGTCTTACCTGGATTACGCTATGAGCGTAATTGTGGGTCGAGCTCTCCCCGACCTCAGAGACGGACTGAAACCGGTTCACCGGAGAATCCTTTACGCAATGTTCAGAGCGGGTAATCTGTGGAATCGCGCATACCGAAAGGCTGCGAGAGCGGTCGGTGATGTCATCGGCCAATATCATCCCCACGGAGATGCAGCCGTTTACGATTCCATTGTCCGCATGGCCCAGCCCTTTTCTATGCGGTACACGTTCATTGATGGGCAGGGCAACTTCGGTAGTGTGGATGGAGACTCTGCTGCGGCAATGCGATACACGGAAGTTCGCATGGATCGCATTTGCCAGGCACTCCTTGAGGATCTGGACAAAGAGACGGTCGATTTCGTCCCCAATTACGACAACTCTCTTCAAGAACCCCTGGTTTTGCCTGCACGATTTCCTGTGCTCCTGGTCATCGGCTCTCAGGGCATAGCGGTCGGTATGGCGACAAACATTCCTCCGCATAATCTTGGTGAAACTATCGATGCCACGATACATCTGATCAAGAATCCTTCGGCATCGGTGGGTGAGCTGATCGAGCATCTTCCCGCGCCGGATTTTCCTACCGGAGGCTTTCTCCTTGGCAGACGAGGGGCAATCGATGCGTATACCACCGGCAGGGGCTCGGTTACTATGCGAGCCAAGACCGAAATAGAAGACGCGGGAAAGGGTTACCAGAGAATAGTCGTGACGGAAATACCATATCTCGTGAATAAGGCGCGTATGGTGGAAAACGTTGCCGACCTGGTCAAAGACAAGAGAATTGCAGGTATTCGAGATATCCGGGATGAATCCAACCGTCAGGGCATTCGGGTCGTTTTTGAGCTAAAAAAGGACGAAAACCCCGATGTAATTCTCAATCAGCTCTTCAGGTTCACACAGCTTCAGACGAATTTCGGCATTCAGCTTTTGAGCGTCGATCAAGGCCGCCCAAAGCAGATGAATCTGAAGGAGATTCTTCAGGGATTCATAGACTTCCGCAAAGAAGTCGTGATCCGAAGAACCCGATATGAACTCGCACGTGCTCGTGAGAGGGCCCACATCCTGGAAGGTCTCAAGATAGCCTTGGATAATCTGGACAGGGTTATCCAGGTGATCAGAGCATCCGAAAACCCGAATGCAGCCAAACAGGCCCTCATGGAAGAATTCGGGCTCAGTCCTGTGCAGGCTCAAGCGATTCTTGACATGCGTCTGCAACGGCTTACCGGTTTGGAACGGGAGAAGATCCTGCAGGAGCTCGCAGAGGTCCTGGCAAAAATCGCCGAGCTGGAGGGAATACTCGCGTCCGAACAGAAAATTCTGGACATAATCGTTACGGAGTTGCAGCAAACCAAAGATCAGTTCGGCGATCCGAGGCGTACAGAAATTCTCGAAGACAAAGGCGAGATGCTCGATGAGGACCTTATCCCGAGAGGGGACATGGTCGTAACCTTTTCCAGCAGGGGTTACGTTAAGAGAGTTCCCGCCAATTTGTACAAATCCCAAAGACCCGGAGGCAAGGGAAGAATCGGAACCAAGGTGACAGAAGACGATGTTGTGAACCAGATACTGTATGCGTCCTCACACGATGTGCTTCTGTGTTTCTCCAACCGCGGGAGAGTCCACTGGCTTCGCGTGTTTCAATTACCGGAAGAATCGCCGTACGCCCGTGGGAAAGCCATTATAAATTTGTTGCGCCTCGATCCGGGTGAGAAGATACGCAAAATCCTGCCTGTTCAGGAACTACGCACCGAAGGGTTTGTGGTCATGACATCCAGGCAGGGCAAAATCAAGAAGACTGCTATCGAGGAATTTTCGAGACCCAGACTTTCGGGGTTGATTGCACTTACCATAGACCCTGATGACGAACTTATAGATGTGAACTTCACAACAGGGGAAAATCACATCCTGCTCGCGACTGCCAGAGGTCTCGCTATGAGATTTCACGAGAGCCAGGTACGACCTATGGGACGACAGGCCCGTGGAGTAACCGGAATCAGGCTCAAGAAAGGCGATTCTGTCATCGGCATGGAAGTGGTGTCTGATGACGGCACGCTCCTGACGATCACAAGGAGCGGATTCGGCAAGAGAACATCACTTGAAGAGTATCCGTCCAAGAATCGTGGCGGCCAGGGCGTCATTACCATAAAAAATACCGCAAAGCTGGGCGAAGTAGTTGCAGTCAAAGTGGTCGGCGATACCGATCATTTGCTCATTCTCACGTCCGGAGGCAAAATTATCAGACTCCGTATGGAAGAAATTTCCGTTATCGGACGAAACACCATGGGCAGAACCCTGGTCAGAATGGATCAGGGGGAATACGTTGTGGATGTTGCTCGGGCTGAACCTTATGAGGAAGCGGACGAAGCGGAAGAAGAGCAAGGACAGATTCCTGAAGGTATGCCGGAAGAAATGACAGAAGACGAAGAATCCGAAGAAGAGTCCGAAGAGGAATCGGAAGAAGAACCGGAATCGGAAGAAGCACCCGACGAAGATGATGACCAAGGACACTGA
- a CDS encoding PAS domain-containing hybrid sensor histidine kinase/response regulator gives MTTHCMDCDHLDERLRERQEILRKVFTQGPLGLAIVGLDYRWITVNPALCEMLGYTEHELNNLTCVELTHPEDLQVNLQYSEQLVKGEISSYSVEKRFMRKCGEPLWVHNIGSIISDDNGKPLYFLYMVEDIETQKRSQLALRESEQRLRLIIDSSPVGIGIIQNGRFVDVNPAFAAMFRFDSRGELVGLPAEMLFAPSNQDLVRLRWAERRTGRPISSHYEAACMTRTGRIFEVGVWDTEIDYLGKRSLVVFVVDVSESKRLRSQLLQAQKMEAVGALAGGIAHDFNNLLTVVLGYSELIISQKHEKDPDYEDLTKIIYSARTAAELVRRILAFSRKTEAKLGPVDLNEQVELLQKILSRIISKNIKIRLNLDPYLPTIHVDASQIDQVLMNLSLNARDAMAEGGTLTIQTGTIFLDESYCQSHIEAKEGLHVLLTVRDTGAGIDENSLEHIFEPFFSTKKPGEGTGLGLAMVYGIVKRHGGHIVCDSKPGYGTLFSIYLPVNKVISDVKVEESQKSSTVASGTILWVDDEELVRLLGRRVLEKEGYTVITAENGLEAIDIFRERKDEISVVVLDLIMPVMDGKKCLNEILQIDSTAKVLIGTGFSPDEVTKETLEAGATGFVQKPYDFRKLLHVLQDVLGHK, from the coding sequence ATGACAACACACTGCATGGATTGTGATCATTTAGATGAAAGACTGAGGGAGCGCCAAGAAATTCTGCGAAAAGTGTTTACACAAGGTCCGCTGGGGCTTGCCATAGTGGGACTGGATTATCGATGGATTACCGTTAATCCGGCTCTTTGCGAAATGCTAGGGTATACCGAACATGAGCTGAACAACCTGACGTGCGTTGAACTCACCCATCCGGAGGACCTCCAGGTAAATTTGCAGTATTCCGAACAATTGGTAAAGGGTGAGATCTCGTCGTACAGCGTTGAAAAACGTTTCATGAGAAAATGCGGCGAACCTCTGTGGGTTCATAATATCGGCTCTATCATCAGTGATGATAATGGAAAACCGCTCTATTTCCTGTACATGGTCGAGGATATCGAAACACAAAAAAGATCCCAACTTGCCTTGAGAGAATCAGAACAACGCTTACGTCTCATAATCGATTCGTCGCCCGTAGGTATCGGAATAATTCAGAACGGTCGATTCGTCGATGTGAATCCCGCGTTCGCCGCAATGTTTCGTTTCGACTCTCGTGGGGAACTGGTGGGTCTTCCTGCCGAGATGTTATTTGCACCTTCCAATCAGGATCTGGTTCGACTGAGATGGGCGGAGAGACGGACGGGAAGGCCAATCAGTTCTCATTACGAAGCCGCTTGCATGACCAGGACAGGAAGAATCTTCGAGGTTGGGGTGTGGGACACGGAGATCGATTACCTCGGGAAACGCTCTCTGGTTGTATTTGTAGTGGATGTGAGCGAATCGAAAAGACTCAGATCCCAACTTCTTCAGGCGCAAAAGATGGAGGCTGTAGGCGCACTGGCAGGCGGTATTGCCCATGACTTCAACAATCTCTTGACAGTCGTGCTGGGCTATTCGGAACTCATTATCTCCCAGAAGCATGAAAAAGATCCGGACTATGAAGATCTCACAAAAATAATATATTCAGCGAGAACCGCCGCTGAGCTGGTACGAAGGATCCTTGCTTTCAGCCGAAAAACGGAGGCAAAATTAGGACCGGTTGACCTTAACGAGCAAGTAGAACTCCTGCAGAAAATACTCTCCAGGATAATCTCCAAGAATATAAAAATTCGTCTGAATCTCGACCCGTATCTCCCGACGATTCACGTCGATGCCTCACAGATCGACCAGGTTTTGATGAATCTTTCCCTGAATGCCAGAGACGCAATGGCCGAAGGTGGAACTCTGACAATACAGACCGGGACGATATTCTTGGACGAAAGCTATTGCCAATCTCATATCGAAGCCAAAGAAGGACTTCACGTTCTTCTCACGGTGAGAGATACCGGTGCGGGAATTGATGAGAACTCACTTGAACATATATTTGAGCCGTTTTTTTCCACAAAAAAACCCGGCGAAGGGACCGGATTGGGTTTGGCTATGGTTTACGGCATTGTAAAGAGACACGGTGGGCACATAGTTTGCGACAGTAAGCCGGGTTACGGCACACTTTTCAGCATCTATCTCCCGGTGAATAAGGTTATTTCCGATGTGAAAGTGGAAGAATCGCAGAAATCTTCCACTGTTGCTTCGGGGACTATTCTTTGGGTGGATGATGAGGAATTGGTACGATTGCTGGGCCGAAGGGTTTTGGAAAAGGAAGGGTACACGGTGATTACAGCCGAAAACGGCCTGGAAGCGATCGACATCTTTCGCGAAAGAAAAGACGAAATCTCGGTTGTCGTCTTGGATCTCATAATGCCTGTAATGGATGGCAAGAAATGTCTGAACGAAATCCTTCAAATTGACAGCACGGCAAAAGTGCTGATAGGTACCGGCTTTTCACCTGATGAAGTTACCAAAGAGACTCTGGAAGCCGGAGCAACTGGATTCGTCCAGAAGCCGTACGATTTCAGGAAACTTCTCCATGTATTGCAGGATGTGTTAGGCCACAAATGA
- a CDS encoding c-type cytochrome, giving the protein MSGIQWPRVKQILDGAMERWKTEHGRDAKMRGAHEGRISWNTKEDLATSSPYDKVLIDPDKVGNGRSAETNLIRILRGPIGGYRRMPSGGPYLTREEIEEIATWIDAGMPD; this is encoded by the coding sequence ATGTCGGGTATACAATGGCCTCGAGTTAAACAGATATTGGACGGAGCTATGGAACGATGGAAAACCGAGCACGGTCGGGATGCAAAAATGCGAGGGGCGCACGAAGGACGTATAAGTTGGAACACAAAGGAAGACCTGGCTACGAGCAGCCCGTACGATAAGGTGCTGATAGATCCCGACAAGGTGGGAAACGGACGTTCGGCGGAGACCAATCTTATAAGAATTCTGCGAGGGCCCATAGGAGGCTATCGTAGAATGCCTTCCGGAGGACCTTATCTTACCAGAGAAGAAATAGAGGAGATAGCAACGTGGATAGATGCGGGTATGCCCGATTGA